ATACGCATCTGCTACTGTTCCGTTGAATTTTATCGAAATCATCTTAATCTGTGGAAGGTCGACAACAATCTTACCGTTGAGCAGTTTTACAATCTCAAGTGCGCTCTCTCGTGATTCGTAGCCAACAAGGATTTTACCTTCTGTATATTCACCAGGGATAAGCTCACCAAACAATATCGGTGAATTAACTTTCGAGGCATTTGGAGCTTTATTGGCATTATTATTCATCTGCGGTGAACAAGCGAACACAAAAAGCAGTACAACGGTAATAGCAAAAACCAACAATGCGCTGCTGATTTTTCTCATCATCTATCCCCCCCTTCTTAATTCTTACCAGTTGTGAATGTGTAGTATACGGATGGCTTTATAGTCAGAGAACTGCCAAGAAGAACACCAGTATCATCCGCATGGATTGAATATGCAATCGTTCTGAACTTTAAGTTTGGATCAGACAAACCTAAACCATTGTATATCTTTTGCGCCCAAGCATGTCTGAGTGTCCAGTTGTACGTTTTATTTGCTTGAAGTTTGTCGTAAGCGTAAGCGTCTTGCAGTGCGAAGTCCATCCAGTACGGAGGATTTCCATTTGTATTTCCTATAAAGTAATCGCTGAACTTAATTTCGACTTCTTTATCAGGAACAGTGAATCTGTAGTAAGAACTTGGTTTAACTCCAAGGCTGTAATACGCAACATCATTTTGGATATAGTCGTATACCCATATGCTATAAGTATAGGTGAGGGACGTTGTTGGTGATTCTTCATCTGTCGGTTCATATGCTTCAAGGCCTTTGAATTTCCACTTAAAGACCGTGTCTCTTGGAACGTTCGTAGAACCGTTTGTTGGTGATACAACTTCTATGTTGAGAACTGGCAGTGGTGTTATATGTCCAATAACCGTTGGTGTTGATTCAAGACCGTCGTAAACGGAAGATACTGCATACCAAGTCTTCTTACCGACTTCAAGAAGCGGAGAGGAATCTCTATAGTAATAGTAACTTTCTGGAAGTATCGCAACAGGTGTCCAATTTTCTCCATCAAACGATCTGTAAACTTTGTACGCTTTTGGTTTCGTTGCACCAGAGGTTGAATACCATCTTCTCCATCTGATTTCTATCCAGAGGTTTGAATCGTCGTCTGGAGCGCCCGCCGGTTCGATAGTGTTACCGGATGCATCTATACCTTTCAGGTTTTCTGGAACTTTTGGTACAGAGTAGTATTCAACCGCTTGTCTTCTTGTGTATGCGTACAAGTCGTACTGAGTTGTGTAATACGTTGTATTTCTTTGCACCATGTATGGAATAATACCAGTCGCAGGTGTTCTGACAACATTAAGCCAAATTATCTTTTCGACTTTGTTATCGTTGTGGTCATAGACATCAACTATGAGTGGCACTTCACCTTCGAACTCAGCAACAGACAAAACGCCTTCCAATTGATTTGAGGCACTTACATACAACCTTGGAGCAGTGAAATAACTTGTCCCTGGTATTCCGTTGACCTTCGCGTATATAACGTTGACTCCAGCGTTAAACTCAACTGGAGTTGCTGTTACCACTACGTAAATGCTGTTGAGCGTTAAATCCGTTGCTGGATCCACTGGTACTGTTTTAGTGCTGTTAGTATAGAGCGCCACATCAATATCAATCGGAATCTCGGTCGTTGTCTGGGCAGCGGAAGCTTTTCTTAACGTTGTTGTTATTTCAGTTGTTTGATCCCTCAAACATTTCATGCCAAGTATTGTGGTTCTTGCATGACCGTTCTTGGAGATAAATACGTTTAAGAACTCTTTTTCTGCATCGGACCTGAATAATACTGTTGCTACTCCTTTATTGTTACTGTATCCTACACCCCTAAGATTTCCACTGCTATCTTTTACTTCAACCTTTGCACCTTCAACAACAGGACCTGAGTTATACAGAGCGATGTTCACTACCAACGTTCCAGAATGTTGTACGATTACTTTAAACGATTTTTCTGTTTTTGCACCTGCTTTGTCGACTGCTTCGACCGTTATAGTATATTCGCCGACTTCCGTTGGTGTCCATGTGTAGACACCATTCGATATGGAACCTTTTCCTGATGTTTTCAAAACTATCTGGTCAAGGTTGTTGTCTGGATCACTAACGTATGTTTTTAGATCGACGTTCACAGTTTGCCCCTTCAGTATGGTCTGATCTGGGATCGTCTTCCATACCGGTGGTTTGTTGAATAGGTTACCTACCTGCTCACAGCTGGTGAGTGTGAGCAGCAAAAACAACATGATACTGGCTGCTAAAAATACCACTTTCTTCACACTAATCCCCCCTCGTTTTAGAGATGTGGTATTGCGGGCTTGGTAATTTGAGGACTTTCGTTTAGCTTCCCCCCGTTAGCTTTGTTTGTTAGGAGTGCAAATTGATTATACTATTTTTTACGTTTTAATGTCAATACCATCCGCCTTTGTTTTTTGAGTAATATTTCAAAAAACGGCACATCGTTGTAAACCTTTGTTAAAAGTCTTTCCTTCTAAGAAATTCCCTCAACAATGCGAGTGTATGCTCATAGTCTTTTTTGTTGATTATCGACACCGGTGAGTGTATGTATCTTGCCGGTACTGAAACAACGCCTGCTGGGATGCCCGTTAGTGCGTACCTTCTTGCGTTCGTTCCACCAACGGTGCGCATTTTGTATTGGAATGGTATGTTGTTCTGCTTTGCTGTCTCAACGAGTTTTTCAAATATCGTCTGGTTTACTACGTATCCGCTGTGCATGAATGTGATGGCTGGTCCGTCTCCAAGATGTGTGGACCAAAGCTGTCTTTCAAGTTCAGGGTCATCACCGCTTGTTGTGGTCTCAACTGCAATTGCGATGTCTACGTTGAGCTGTTCGGCTATAATCGCCGGTCCTCTTAAGCCGGTTTCTTCTTGAACGGTGAACGCAAAGTATACGTCGTGGTCTGTTTCTATGCCTTCTTCTATTAAGTCCATTAATACACTGCAACCACACCTATCATCAAGTGCTTTGGCGATTATGTAATCTCCCCGCTCTTCGTATGATGTCACAAACGATACGTAATCACCGATTTTTACTAGTTTTTCAGCTTCGGCTTTCGATTTTGCTCCGATGTCTATTTTAAGTTCGCTGTATTTAGGTGTGCTCAGATAACCATCCCTTTGCAGATGTATCGCTTTGTAGCCGATAATACCGATGACGTCTTTCCCAACTTTCACTTTCTTGCCGATTACAACCCTCGTATCCACACCACCGACTGGTGCGAATGAAAGTGTTCCATCCTCGTTTATGTTCGTAACCATGAACCCCACTTCGTCCATGTGTGCATCAAGCAGTATCTTTTTGCCACTACCTTTGCCTTTTTTGAGTGCTATCAAATTTCCCATCCTATCTGTAATTACCTCATCGACTTTTCCAGAGATCTTTTCTTTTATGTACTCTCTGACGTTATCCTCGTTTCCCGATGGACCTGCAAATTCTGTTAAGTCTTTCAGGTACTTAAGCATCATTCTCCCTCCTTAGCAGAAGCCGAGTCTTTGCTTGGTTCTTCAATACCAATTTCTGGAAGGTGCGCTGCGCAGAATGCAAGTAGTTTTGCGGTGTCTTCAACGTCTTTCACAAAGACTTTTTCATATGGGTTGTGCATGTATTTCAGAGGAATGGATACAAGCGCTGTTTTGACCCCGATTCTTGTGAGCTGGACTTCGTCTGTGTCTGTTCCAGACCTTCCTGCTATCGGTTCTATCTGTGTCTTTATGTTGTACTTACCTGCTACTGCATTTATGTGCTCCACAAACTTTTTGTTCGTTACAGGTCCGATGGCAACAGCTGGTCCTTCACCCATTTTTATTTTTGGATAGCCCGGAACATCCTCGTCTCCGTGTGTTACGTCGATGACTACACCGTATTCGATTTCAGATATGTACGCGCCGCTTTTCGCCCCGGGGCCTCCAATTTCTTCTTGCGTGGAGAAGATGTAGTAAATTTGGGCATCTGTTCTGATTTTGCTCAAAAGTTCAGCTGCTTTGATTATTGCGACACAGCTTGCCCTGTTATCGAGTGCAGGTGCGAAGATCGTTCCATTTTTTTCAAAGCCTTCAACATCGAGTGTGACTAAATCTCCAATTGAGATATCCTTCCAGTTTTGATTCATCGTGACATCCACAAAGATATGATCGTAGTCTGGTACCTTTTTCGATTCTTCAGTTGTCTGAAGGTGTGGCGGCATGAATCCGATAACTCCCCTGAGTTTACCTTTTTTTGTGTGCACCCACACCTTTTGGCTGATTATCGTTTTTGGATCCCAACCGCCTACTCCAGAAAGCCTCAGAAAGCCGTCTTCGTAGATTTTAGTCACAACGAACGCGATCTGGTCAGCGTGAGCAAAAAATCCCACTTTTGGACCAGAACCTTTCTTAACGCACACCAAACTACCCATGGGTGTTCTGAAACACTCATCGGAAAACGGTTTCATTATCTGCTGGATTTCGTTAAGTACCCCATCTTCGTATCCCGACGGTCCGGGTATGGATGTTAACTTCAATAATAATTCGTTTGTCTTCAGTTCAACTTGTTTGTCAGCCAAGTTCTATCCCTCCTATCTTTGTATCGTATTTTCCAACCTCTATTCTTCCTGCTTTTACGTGTAAAACAACTGGATAGTTGAACTTCTCCGTAAACGTGCCTTTCAAGTCTGAAATTTGGACAAAAGGCGACTCAAATGAAAGTGCGATGATTATAGCCTCTCTGCCTTCGTTTATCCCCGCCCTTACCGTTCCTTGACATCTACCGAAGATGACAACACTACCACCGGCAACGATTTCCGCACCGGCGTGCAGGTTTCCGACCAAGATAACATCCCCGGAATGGATGATGCTCTGCCCGCTTCTGAGGTTTTTCTTAACAAGTTTTGTACCAGAGCGCGTGTCACCTTGGTTGACCATATCGACTTTCTTTTTTATTATCACATCGTCTTTCCCTTCCGAGCCCATCAGAACATGCGAGATGGTCAGTCCAAGTTCTTGGACCCGAGCAACGATCTTCGGGATGTCCGAGATGTGTTTTTCGTGCTCTTCGACCAAAAGCATGATTTTATCGCCCTTGGCAAAGAAATTGCCCATCGATTTTACTTTGTCCTCCACTTTCTGGAGCACATCAACGATATCCGTGTAATCTTTTATGTACAGCACCAATCCATCCTTCGTCATCTTGAAATCTACCATGCCTGTTCTCCTCCACCAAGTTTTTATTAAGCTTAGAAAATCACGCTTTCTATTTCATCTATCCACTGCGAAACGTCTATTGGAGAGGTTTCTTTTATCAGTTTTTTGAAATTGAAGAAGTTTTCCCGAAAGATTTCTATCTTGTTTCCTGAATCTATCTCCACAGCACATTCTAAGAGCGCAGCAAGGTAGTCCGCTGTTCTGACTATTCTGCCGGCTTCTCCAGAAAACGGCTCTACAGCCCAGTCGATGTATCTTTTGAGCGCAGACAGAGTTTCACATCCGCTTATCCACTCAACCATCATCTCTTTTTCGACATTTGACACAAGTTCATCAAGCCCAGGGACTTTTTTCTTGGTGGGTGTTATCACATCGCCGGTGAAAGCTTCCGGCAAATCGTGAAGGATGCTTTTGACGATTACTTCTTCGACACCTTCGAATTCGGAAAGCTTGGCTATTAGGTAAGCCATCGTGACAACCGCGAACGAATGCCCACTGACACTTGTGCGGACATTCCTGTGCGTTCTGTTCCAGCGGACCATCGATGTGAGGTTGACAAGCGGGCTCCAGACGTACTGTGCTATCTGCCAGTATTTTTCCATCTCGCTTGGTGGAATATTTTCAGCCATTCTGTCGATTTTTTCTTTCAGTTCCCTGAGAGGCTGGTTGTAATCGTAGAGCTTGCCATTTTCGTAAGCTTCCAGATAGCTTATGTAAAGGTCGGCAAGTTTGTCAAGAGGATTGCAGTCAAGTACTTGGGGCACAAGTACGTTAACAGTCTCTTCGTCTGCCATGACCTTTAAATCGTCGAGTGCTTTCGTTCTTACTTGGTTCCACACATCCGGTGCAAAGCGCTCGATACGCTCTTTGAGCTGTAGGGAAACGTCTGAAAGCACGATTTTAGGCAGCTCACGAGAAAGTCTCCAGCGAAGGCTGTTTTCAATTAGTTGTTTTTCTTCGTCGTTAATTGTAAGGAAGACAAAAGAAAGGAAGAGCGTGTTGAAAGAGTTCTCCGCTTCGGTAAACCTAAGGAGCGCTGGTCGGTTGTTCCAGCGCTGTATGGTGAATAAATTCGATAAGGAAAATAAAAATGTTCCCTTCCCCAATTATGACCACCCCTTTACGTTCTTTAATAGATTATATCACATGATGGTTGGGAAAGAGAACATTGAAATAGGCATACAAAACCGTCTTTTAAGTGAAGCCCCCTGTAAGTTTGGAAAATCTTTCGAAAGCTTATGAAAACACTTTCTTTCAATTGTCTGGTTGGAAAACTACACTCTTTTTTTCTTTTTCTCTTCGTACATTCTCTTATCGGCAAGTTTCAGAATTTCGACTAAGGTTTGCCCTTGCTCGATGCGAGCTAGTCCATAAGAAAATTCAACACCACAACTACTTCTTATCCTCTCAAGCAAACCGTTGGGATTTTCTGAGTCTACGAAAAGAACAAACTCGTCTCCTCCGTATCTGACAAGAAAATCTGTTTTTCTCATGTTGTTCAAACACGCTTGTGCGAATTCTTTTAAGGTTTCGTCCCCTTTTGAATGCCCAAATGCATCGTTGATCGTCTTCAAATCGTCGATATCGATAAATACTACAAACGCCGTTCTGCCGGTTCGCTGAACACTCTCCACCGCACTCTCCAGGATTTTCATCCCTGCCGTTCTTGTGTACGCCCCGGTGAGATAATCGTACAACGCCATTTTTGAAATCTGCTGATGCTTTCGGATATTTCTGTAGTGCAGTTCACAAATGATTGAAGCTGAATTTAGAAGTTCGATGTCCTCTTTGGAGATCTTTGAGAAGTAAACTATGATTTTTACGTGCTCAGAGTCAAAATGCAGAGGGACACCTAAATTGGTGCCGAGTATTTTAACGAAGTTAGGGGTCATTACCCGGACTCCGTTTGCATTTGTGTGCACATATACTGCCTTTGCAAGTTTATCAACAAATTCCAGTTCGTCCAACTCGGTTATGAAATCAACCACCAACATCGTTAAGTTCGGTATTTGACTTGACGTTCTCAAAGAAATCAATTCTTCAAACTTTTCCATGCTTTCAGCTCCAATGAAGTTTGTTTTTCCTTCCTGAACAAATTATCGTCTAACTTGGTCTAATATTTTAGAAGGCATGTAAGAGTGGGAAAATTTTTCGGGATAATGTAGTAAAATTTTGTTAAGGTGACCAGGGGGTGAACTTGATGAATAAGTTGTATTTAAAAAGAGGTTTTTCCTTAACCGAAGCTCTTGTTTCGTTATTACTTATCGGCATCGTCTTTGCCGTTATTGCAAGTGGGTTGTCGGTTGTTCTTCAGTCGATTTCGATGTTATCAAACCAGCAACGTGTAATTGAGTTGGAGAATTTTATTGCAAGGTATGTTTACATGTTAGGTACACAGAATGCGCAGGTCAACATAGAAAACATAAATAGAGCGTTTTATCAAGGAAGCCAGCTTTCTTATCCCAAAGTTACTAATGTTCAAACCACAACGGTTGGTCAATATTTTACAAAATATACTTTTACTATAGAAACCTCTCCAAGTAAATTCCAACCGTTCATTGTGTACCAGTACAAGCCATATTAATCAAATCTTTGCGAAAGCGGGGTGTTAAAATGGATATAACTCTTTCTGGACTAATTGCATCGATGGTCGTTTTGGCTTTCATAATTGGAATGTTAGGGTTGATAGTTAATATCACGTTGAGTGTCTTAAATGAGCAAAAAGAATACGCGAGTTTTTACTCGGAAGTGCAAACCATAACATCGCTCATCGATAATCTGCTAACTCAAAGTGTTTGGAATGATGACTGGCTGAATACCGATAAAAGCCCCAATCAAAACGAAATTGATCCGAATGGTAGATATATAAGTTTAGCGTTCTTCGCTCCCTCTGGCTCAGGCGTTGTCGCCAGAGAAATGGAGTTGAAATTCGATAAGAGACCTGAAGATAATAAGATTGTTATTAAGTTCGATGGTAAAACTATTTACACATGCTCGGAAAGAATAGAAAGTATAACGATCGCTCTTCAGACAAGAGAAGATAATGGCGTGATAACCGACCCGAAGTATTTGGAGTTAAAGTTCACCCCTCGAAGTCAAAAGTTGAAAAGGAGAGAATTTGTAGTTCCACTGCTCACAGCTCTAAGTAGCGCATCGTGAAAAGTATGAGAAAAATCGTGGGAGGGATGCTCATGAAAAGAAAAGGTTTTATAACCGCTTTAGTGCTCATTTTTCTTTTAGTTGGAAGCATAACACTTTTGGCGCTGTACGAACTCGTCGCGAATTACCGAACGAATATCGTGAGAACACACATAAGTTCGCAACTTGATGTTGATGCACTCAACGTGCTCAACACGGGTATCGGTTACATCCGAACCCGTTCGGCTGGGGTATTGGGATTCAACATCGTGTACCAGAATCAAGTTCCACAATGGTATGATACATTTTTGTCAAGGCTCGGCGCGGAGTGGAAGGGTTTCTTCCAGACAAATGTGCTGAGTAACAATTCGTTTGCGATAGCCACAATAACAACTACAAGCGCATCTGCTGAGGATAATGTATTGAGAGATGAGCTTAGAAACTATCTATCATCGAGGAATCTAGACAGCATTTCCATATACGCCTTCAGAACTACTTTCCCTCTAACCGTTATGCTTGTTTCGAAAGTTGAGAAGAAGAACCTGGTAACGTACGCATACGGAATCGTGACTTCAAAATTACTCAATCAGTACATATACTTCACAAATAGAGAAACAAGACCCGATGGTACAACGATATATTTCATAAAAGATGAACTGATCGATGGACCGCTGAGAAGTCATGATTTTATAAACATAAACAACGCTGGTGGAAGACCGACGTTTAGGTCAACAATAGAAGTAAGGGGAATAAAGGACAGGAACGGGCAAGTTGTTCCAGAATCGAATTACGGTTCTCACGCAAACCTGCTCGGCAATCCACCATACCGCATACTAACTCAGCAAGATATTGATGCACTTAATTTTTCTGCCATCAAGGATGAATACCGAAGAACGGTCAACGACCTTGTTCGTGATTACAACACGATAAAAAACAATCCAAATGTACTGAGTGGGATAAAATTCACCGGGGATGTAAAAGTAAGCTTCAACCACGGTCAAGGCGCAACTAATTACGACGTTATGATTTCTCAAGGAAATACAGACTACATTATCACATGGAATCCTGAACCCCCGCACGCAAGACTCACAAGACGTGGCGGTGGTCCTCAGGAAACAATTAACATACTTTTTAATGGGATAATTTACGCAACTGGAAATATCACCGTAGAAGGGCAAACCAAACTTTCCACTTACAAAGGAGCGTATACTCTGTTCTCTGAAGGAGATATTGTCTTAAAACAGCGCATAATACCTTACGAAACGTTCAGAGACCATTTTGGAGCATCTGAACACGGACAAAACGGTGAATTAGTTAGTCAGTCAAAAATAGATCAAATCAAAAATTTTGTCAACTCCAACGAAACTTCTGCTTTGAATCTTGTTGCGATAAACAACATAAGAGTTGGTGAAAAACTGCAAAATATGAAGATATTCGCAAGCCTTTTTGCCTTTGATGGGTCGTTCCAAGTAGATGGATACAACCAAGGTAGCTCAGCAGGTCAGCTTTTTGTTTTTGGGAGCATAATGCAAAACGTCAGGGGGCCTGTTGGAACGTTTAATCCATCTACCGGGGATATAGTGACGGGTTATCGTAAAACGTACGTGTACGACCCAAGGATAATCACCGGTGCTTTTCTGGCGTACGGAACACCAACTCGCTCACAGACCGTAGCTTTGAAGGTCTTGGGATTAGTTAAATGAGGTAGATAGGTTCTATGAATCAAAAACCCCCACAACTTGTCGTGGGGGTTTCAGTTTTATCAGTTCACTAAACTTTAAACTTTCCTATTTCCGAAATTAATCTATCGACAACAGCTCTCAGTTTGCTTATCTGCTCAC
The DNA window shown above is from Fervidobacterium changbaicum and carries:
- a CDS encoding Ig-like domain-containing protein gives rise to the protein MKKVVFLAASIMLFLLLTLTSCEQVGNLFNKPPVWKTIPDQTILKGQTVNVDLKTYVSDPDNNLDQIVLKTSGKGSISNGVYTWTPTEVGEYTITVEAVDKAGAKTEKSFKVIVQHSGTLVVNIALYNSGPVVEGAKVEVKDSSGNLRGVGYSNNKGVATVLFRSDAEKEFLNVFISKNGHARTTILGMKCLRDQTTEITTTLRKASAAQTTTEIPIDIDVALYTNSTKTVPVDPATDLTLNSIYVVVTATPVEFNAGVNVIYAKVNGIPGTSYFTAPRLYVSASNQLEGVLSVAEFEGEVPLIVDVYDHNDNKVEKIIWLNVVRTPATGIIPYMVQRNTTYYTTQYDLYAYTRRQAVEYYSVPKVPENLKGIDASGNTIEPAGAPDDDSNLWIEIRWRRWYSTSGATKPKAYKVYRSFDGENWTPVAILPESYYYYRDSSPLLEVGKKTWYAVSSVYDGLESTPTVIGHITPLPVLNIEVVSPTNGSTNVPRDTVFKWKFKGLEAYEPTDEESPTTSLTYTYSIWVYDYIQNDVAYYSLGVKPSSYYRFTVPDKEVEIKFSDYFIGNTNGNPPYWMDFALQDAYAYDKLQANKTYNWTLRHAWAQKIYNGLGLSDPNLKFRTIAYSIHADDTGVLLGSSLTIKPSVYYTFTTGKN
- a CDS encoding M42 family metallopeptidase, which encodes MLKYLKDLTEFAGPSGNEDNVREYIKEKISGKVDEVITDRMGNLIALKKGKGSGKKILLDAHMDEVGFMVTNINEDGTLSFAPVGGVDTRVVIGKKVKVGKDVIGIIGYKAIHLQRDGYLSTPKYSELKIDIGAKSKAEAEKLVKIGDYVSFVTSYEERGDYIIAKALDDRCGCSVLMDLIEEGIETDHDVYFAFTVQEETGLRGPAIIAEQLNVDIAIAVETTTSGDDPELERQLWSTHLGDGPAITFMHSGYVVNQTIFEKLVETAKQNNIPFQYKMRTVGGTNARRYALTGIPAGVVSVPARYIHSPVSIINKKDYEHTLALLREFLRRKDF
- a CDS encoding M42 family metallopeptidase; protein product: MADKQVELKTNELLLKLTSIPGPSGYEDGVLNEIQQIMKPFSDECFRTPMGSLVCVKKGSGPKVGFFAHADQIAFVVTKIYEDGFLRLSGVGGWDPKTIISQKVWVHTKKGKLRGVIGFMPPHLQTTEESKKVPDYDHIFVDVTMNQNWKDISIGDLVTLDVEGFEKNGTIFAPALDNRASCVAIIKAAELLSKIRTDAQIYYIFSTQEEIGGPGAKSGAYISEIEYGVVIDVTHGDEDVPGYPKIKMGEGPAVAIGPVTNKKFVEHINAVAGKYNIKTQIEPIAGRSGTDTDEVQLTRIGVKTALVSIPLKYMHNPYEKVFVKDVEDTAKLLAFCAAHLPEIGIEEPSKDSASAKEGE
- the minC gene encoding septum site-determining protein MinC; translation: MVDFKMTKDGLVLYIKDYTDIVDVLQKVEDKVKSMGNFFAKGDKIMLLVEEHEKHISDIPKIVARVQELGLTISHVLMGSEGKDDVIIKKKVDMVNQGDTRSGTKLVKKNLRSGQSIIHSGDVILVGNLHAGAEIVAGGSVVIFGRCQGTVRAGINEGREAIIIALSFESPFVQISDLKGTFTEKFNYPVVLHVKAGRIEVGKYDTKIGGIELG
- a CDS encoding HD domain-containing protein, coding for MGKGTFLFSLSNLFTIQRWNNRPALLRFTEAENSFNTLFLSFVFLTINDEEKQLIENSLRWRLSRELPKIVLSDVSLQLKERIERFAPDVWNQVRTKALDDLKVMADEETVNVLVPQVLDCNPLDKLADLYISYLEAYENGKLYDYNQPLRELKEKIDRMAENIPPSEMEKYWQIAQYVWSPLVNLTSMVRWNRTHRNVRTSVSGHSFAVVTMAYLIAKLSEFEGVEEVIVKSILHDLPEAFTGDVITPTKKKVPGLDELVSNVEKEMMVEWISGCETLSALKRYIDWAVEPFSGEAGRIVRTADYLAALLECAVEIDSGNKIEIFRENFFNFKKLIKETSPIDVSQWIDEIESVIF
- a CDS encoding GGDEF domain-containing protein, with translation MEKFEELISLRTSSQIPNLTMLVVDFITELDELEFVDKLAKAVYVHTNANGVRVMTPNFVKILGTNLGVPLHFDSEHVKIIVYFSKISKEDIELLNSASIICELHYRNIRKHQQISKMALYDYLTGAYTRTAGMKILESAVESVQRTGRTAFVVFIDIDDLKTINDAFGHSKGDETLKEFAQACLNNMRKTDFLVRYGGDEFVLFVDSENPNGLLERIRSSCGVEFSYGLARIEQGQTLVEILKLADKRMYEEKKKKRV
- a CDS encoding type II secretion system protein translates to MNKLYLKRGFSLTEALVSLLLIGIVFAVIASGLSVVLQSISMLSNQQRVIELENFIARYVYMLGTQNAQVNIENINRAFYQGSQLSYPKVTNVQTTTVGQYFTKYTFTIETSPSKFQPFIVYQYKPY